The genomic DNA AGAGAGCAGTGACTCTGACCTCCTGTCTTCACCTGAGGTTCCAGGTTGGGATTGTGGTGATGTAATTACCCTGAGCAACTTCCAGAGAAGGTTGGGAGGCCCTATTAATTACTGTTTACAAAACCTTCTGCTGTTCCTGGATGAAAGGGTCGACAGGGGAGAGCAATTATTAATGGTACTTGTCCCAcctctcctccatcccaacACTCTTCCTCTAATTGTGCCTTGGTGCCTGCCTAATTTATTAAATGCCCACGTGGTGCACCCCAAAAGTCATTATCTGATGATTCATGGTGAGACAATAAAGAGCTGCAACTTCCTCTATAAAACATGATCCTGCAGTTTGGGTGCTCATCAGAGCTgttccaaaaaatcccaacagctTCTCCCAGTGTCCAGGGGGACACaatgctccctgctcctcagggatttGGGACCCAACTCCTCAGGGATTTGGGACCCAGCACCTGCACACTGCTGTACCCCCTGGattctggcagctcctgggatccTGGCAGGAAAAGCTTCACCTGcatgggcactgggagcagatTTAGGGCTGATTTCACCCTCCAGGAGAATGGCAAAGGGATGGCAAAGCTTCCTGGGATGACACAGCAGCGAATGAGCTTCAGGAAAGGGAATGCCCAGCACcaagcactgccctggcaggggtgacagggacaggggacaggctgGCTCCTCACAGCCACATGGCACAGCTTGCTGCAGGCAATGCCactccccaggctggggagcaaAGAGCAGGCAGGATTTactgctgcagagcagacaggCCTCCAGTCTTTGCAGAGGATCCCTGGGCCAGGGTTTGGCATCCCAGGGATGAagcccaggcagcccagcagcagaatTCACCGAGAGAAGGGcagatcccagatcccagcagcaggtgtCACTCAGGCAGGGACAGATCCCAGCAGCAGAATTCACCCTGACAGGGACAGATCCCAGCAGATGtcacccaggcagggacagtCCCCCCATGGGGAGCTGCCAGCGCCATCCTCGCTCTCCCACCCGCCCTGTGCCAGTGACACCCCGGTGACAAACCAGGGCCAagcctgtcctgcaggcaggacacagcagggagggaagcaggagcagtgacaggatgaccagctgggcaggaggaatTGCGTTAAAACGTGGGCAGGTGGCTGAGagctgggcaccctgggcactgcctgcagtgtgtgagcagggctgggcacggggcacggtgccctgcccacagccctgcacaacTCCCTCACACCCCCGAGCAGCGAGCCAAggcctcagcactgctgggaccaCAGTGGGAAATGTTCTTTTCCCTCAAAACAAAGCTCAGCGCTGCTCTCATGCCCATTTCACAAGTGCTCagcttttcctggggaaaagagCACACAGGAGAAGTGGCATGGGCATGGAGAATCAGGGTCAGAGGCAAATCCTCTGCCACCAAACCCTCTGCCACCAAACCCTGGTCCTCAAACCAAACCCACGCTGTCCCACCAAGGTGTCCCTTGCCCAGGACTCGTGgaacacagctcagctcctccccagTTTTTTGCTGAACACGGCAAGTGcaagcccagagctcccagagTAGCTTTGAACCCGTCCCGCTTTGCATCCATGCAAATCCAGCAGCAGgttcctgcctcagtttccccgccAGGACAAGGATGAGCAAAGCACACGAGTGGGTGCAGAAGGGAGTGAGGGTTCAGCCTTTCCCAGCAAAGCCTGGGGGGAGGCTCTGGgctgaggaaaaatgggaaaaatgagtgaaaatcGAGTGGCAAAGCCATAAAGTGCCCCCTCACCTGGCTCCATGGCACCTCCCAAAACGCTGCTGTGGTCAGGGCTGGGgaccacagcagggctggggctccccacacagccctgctcttccCCCCATggcctgcagaaaaggaagggaagagccAGCAGTGTCATAACAATCCTCTGCTTAATTAAAGCTCTCCACGTCCTGTGGCACAGAACTAATTAAAAGGCAGCTGGGTGCTttgagagctctgggctggaggTGTCTGAGTGTGCAAGcacccagcaccatcccagccccttcctgagggagggaggagcagcctggggtctccctggtgtcccccctGGCTCAGCCACGTGCCAtggccagcagggaagggcaggagcacccacctgccccagccctggcaccttccagcagcagccacgggcaTGGGAGGAATTCCAGCCATGGGACAGTGACAAAGCAGCTCCCTGATGCCTTTCCCCTGGGATGAGGGGAGGCAGAAATCCCtgtggagctgccctgggattGCCTCCAGCCCTTCTGGAGGCAATCCCTTCTGccatgagctgctgctcactgccaCAGGTGATGCCAGCACCAGGAAATCAACAGCCATGGGCACAGGCAGACATCCCAGTGACATCCCAGATCcatttccctgccagccccagctgtggctggcacagcagcaaacaccctggctccagcctgtgGGTATCAGTGACACTGCCCTGTGAcaagcacagctggcactgctcaggctgctggcactgctggcctggccctgccccttccacacagcctggcaggaagcagggatgctgtgcaggaggagcagtgcccaggctgggcagtgagagcaggacagatggacacacCACTCAAGGGCTGGGCTTGGTGGTCCTGCAGGTCTTTATCAACCTCAATAATTCTGTGATCATTGTGCATCAAAGTTCTCCTCTTCTGATGCTCCCTGCAATGCTGACGGCAAAGGGACACCAAACTTCTCAGCCACAAACTGGACTCTGCATTTTGTGAAGCCTTTAAAGGCAGGAAAGTTAGATTCACCCTCAGGAACTGGTTTTTCATCAGTAGATTATGCTCTGGATCACCACTGAAGTGGTCAGGGTTGGAAAAAAGCACCCAAAGACCACCAAGTCCAACAattaactcagcactgccagggccaccattaaccatgtccccaggtgccacagctACCTCTCTTGGAGATCAAACTTTCCACAGTGACACAGAGGAATGGGAGGACTGTCCATCCTCAGACTGGGGGCAATcctgggctcccccagcccaaattccaaattccaGCCTCCTACAGGGAGCACTTTGCTTTGCCTCTCACTAAACAAGCTCTGGCTGTACCTTGGGTCGTCCCTGGCCACCCAGCCTCATgtctgctgtcccctctgcaggtCATTGCTGTGGTCATGGACATGTTCACCGACGTGGACATCTTCAAGGACCTCCTGGACGCCGGCTTCAAGAGGAAAGTGGGAGTCTACATCATCCTGGATGAGACCAACGTGAAGCACTTCCTCCAGATGTGTGAGCGAGCCCACATGCACGCTGGGCACCTGAAGGTAGGGAGGACCTGGAGCTGGGGAACCTCCTCCAAACGCAGGAGATAATCAGAATTATCAGCTCTGCTCCCCGCTGTCCTGGGGAATCACAACCCCCAGCTGTGAAGAGTTCAGTCCATTTTTCCTGTGGCCAAAGCTGGAGGTGATGCCCAAGTTCAGGAGCAGCAtggagggctgggggagaggatGGGATGTGGATTTGCACCCAGCAAAGCTGGAGCAGAAAGCCCAGGGGGCTGCTGGtgcccaccagggctgggacacgGGAGAGGGTGagggtgcagccctgcagggtgggcacagcaaagcccagggCAAACCTGCGagctcagcccctcctgagggagagggagcagcagatgctgtgccagggctgggtccctgctggccccagctcctgccccgggggcaggaccagcagcagccaccacaaGAATGAAAAACCcgattttccccttttttggaGCCTCCgccccagcaggggctgggagcagggcagggaggctccCACGCTGCCCCaggccctggcagctgccaagGGTGCCCTCAGTGCTGTCACcgtgctgggcagtgccacaggtGATGCCAGCAGCGGGAAATCAACAGCCATGGGCACAGGCAGACATCCCAGTGacattcccagcacaggcagacgtcccagtgacatcccagcacaggcagacaTCCCAGTGacattcccagcacagacagATGTCCCAATGacattcccagcacaggcaaACGTCCCAGTGacattcccagcacaggcagacgTCCCAGTGACATTCCCAGATCcatttccctgccagccccagctgtggctggcacagcagcaaacACCCTGGCTCCAAAGGCAGGATCCATGGATGCACATGGAATCACTCCTGTGCAAAATCCCACggaaaagcagggaaggcaAAGCACAAGAAGGGATGGCTGCCAGTGCAGGGGTcggttggatggggcttggagcaacctggtctagtttaaggtgtccctgcccgtggccgGGGGTTGGAATGGATTTAAGGGACCTCAAATCTCATTCCAAGTGAGATTCTGGGATTCCCaagtgattctgggattccccTTCCACATCCCTGTGTGAGCAGGGGGTGCAGAGAAAACCACCTGTCACAGAgcaaaggcagaggaaggggCAGAGGAGAGGACAGGGGGTTATTCCAGCCTCAGCAGGGACCCTCACACCAACCACAGGACAGTCCCAGGCCGTGCCCCCATCACCAGCATGGGATGCAAACACACCcgagcagccccacagccccactggggGCTCGCAGACCCCCACTCCCGGCTCGGCCTGGCCTGTTGCTTGGCACAGCAGTGATGTTGCTGCTCCTGACGTCAGCCTGCCCGATGCCAAATGCCCTCCAGGAGGGCCCGTGCCCGGGCAGGCTCCCCAGATTTGCTTAGGGTGGGTGAGGGCCAGGCCCTGGCTGAGCAGGAACACGCAGGAGCCACGACAACCTCACACCTGGCTGGCACCAGGAGGGGGAACGGGGCTCCCCAAAACCTCACGccctccccagtgcctgctgccagcaaccaaagcaaacacagcccagctTTTCCCCGAGTCCAAAcgccctggggagcctgggatCCCgcgggctgctgctgctccaagaGCAGAAAAGGCAGCGCTGACGCACGCCGGTGTTTTCCTGCTTTAGCAGCCCCGGCGGTGGCAGgactggaaaagcaggagagcacCTGCAGAGCTCGGCAAATGTCTGGAAGTTGGGATTTGCCACACATTGCAGCCAGCTGGCTGGCACGGGGtgcaggaggaggtgagggaAAGTAGGGCAGAGTCTGGGAGCTGCTTCTCAAGGCAGGAGATGTTAACAAACGTCCCTCGTTATCTCGGTGGCAATTAGCAACCGGCTGGGGCAAGGCGGGTGCTGCTTGAGCAAGGGCTGGGTGATTCAGCCCGGCCTCGGCAGGGATTAGAGGAGCAGACTTCACTCAACAGCACTGataggaggaggaaaagggatcAGCACCGGGAGCGTTGCTGCCTGGaaaacacccagagctgctcctggggtttGGGCAAAGGGGCAGCTCCGGGCGGGTGATGGGCACAGGGTGAAGCCGGGGGTGTCGCTGCTCTCTCAGCAGCCCCATGACAAGGGACAGGGGGGACAATTGCCATCCCAGCCCTCTCAGTGCAGCACGCTGGCAGAAACGAGGATGCTCAGCAGCGGTTTCgccccagccacagcaggcaAAAAGCGTTTTTTTAGCGTTTTTGctaagaaaaacatgaaattcgcaaaaaattccccccccccccaaccaTCTCTGTTCAGTGAGTGGAACTTCCCTGGAAACACAGTCAGGAGAGCTGTGGCTTGCACATCATCTGCACTGAATTttcctgccagggatgggggagcAGGGACTAGGGGTGCACCTGGGCTTGGGACTGTGCCTGGTCATGGTCTCCAGGGACAGAGGAGAGGCCAGGGAAGCAGATGAGAAAGGCTGGAGGAGGGCAAGACAAATAGTTTtgatgcttttctttaaaaaacaaaacaaaacacccaatGAAACAGCCATGGAGGGCATGACCCACTGATGACACAGAGCCTTTTGCAACAGCCTTACCAagatcccagcaggagcaggaggaatgcAGGCGCTttctcaagaaaatattttctccccaCCCAAAGGGAGCCCCTTTGCCGTGGGAGATGCtatctgctctgctgaggaaTGTGCCAGTGCCCTCCATGGGGAGGCCAGAgacaggagccagcctggggataaaaacagagcaaaaacattttcacagagccagggctgcccctgcatcgCTGCATTCCCTGGGGAGGacacccagctccctccaggtTTCATTTCCCCAGGGTGAAAAGATGTTTTCCCACTGCCTGATCTCCCACCGGCCCCTAAAACCAGGGGCAGATGCCCAAATTTAGGAGCACAGCAAAGGAGGAGCGTGGGGAAGGACAAAACACCACGTGGGCTGTCCTGGGGTCCCCACCTCCCCCTAAAACCCCCTGCAGatctcctgctgggagcaggtgagCAGCCTGCTCTCCCAGGGTGGCATTTGCATAGAttgcagcagcaccacacagcccTCGCCCACGGACACCGAGTTCAAGAGATGgcaaacacagcctggcagcacatGGGCAAGGCAGGAAACTCCCCAAGCCCAGCCCATGGTGGCCTTGGGCGAGTTATTTCATCTCCCCGTCGCTGTGGCCTCCTCTGAGCCGGCCATGAGGAACATTCCCCTCCTCAGAGGGGCTGTGGAGCACCCAGAGGGGCGTTCCTGGAGGGGTGGGTGGTGATGATGGTCAcagggttcttggatgagggaagagatgaggatctgactctatatttcagaaggcttgatttattattttatgatacatattacattaaaactgtactaaaagaagagaagaaaggatttcatcagaaggctcgctaagaatagaataggaaggaatgataacaaaggtttgtggctcgggctctctgtccgagccagctgggctgtgattggccattaattaggaacatccaacatgggccaatcacagatgcacctgttgcattccacagcagcagataaccaatGTTTACATgctgttcctgaggcctctcagcttctcaggaggaaaaatcctaaggaaaggattttccataaaagatgtctgtgacagtgggTGGTGGTGTCCATGGAGGGTGGGTGGTGGTGTATGGTGGTGGTGTCCTTGGAGAGTGGGTGGTGGTGTCCATGGAGGGTGGGTGGTGGTGTCCATGGAGGGTGGGTGGTGGTGTCCATGGAGGGTTGGTTGtggtgccacagcagctcttcccccCGCCCacccctctgcctctgccctgcagaaCCTGCGCGTCCGCAGCACCGGGGGCACCGAGTTCTTCACCCGCTCGGCCACCAAGTTCAAGGGGGCTTTGGCCCAGAAGTTCATGTTCGTGGACGGGGATCGAGCCATGTGTGGCTCCTACAGGTACAGCAGTGACAtctcctcctgcccaccccactCAGGTGTTGGTCAAAGATCAACATCAACCCTCGTGGTCCAAGGGTCCAGGAGCCCATGCCAGATTTGCTCTCCTCATCCTAAACTGGGAGGAGATTTTCCATTTGGAGTGGGCCCTAAGGGGTTCCCACTACTCCCTACACCACGGGGTCTAGGGCACCCACCCTTCTGGGAGGTGGTGGGACACACCAAGTGTTTCTGTGCTGATGAGCACAAGGAAGGACCAGAGCACAAaccacagcctgtcccagctctcaCACCAAGCGCAGCTTTCCAGTCAATTTCCtacacaaagtatttttcaatTTGTTCAAAGGAAAACTTACTTAGGTAGAAAGCGACCAGCCCTGGTCAGGTTTCAGGTCTAAAAGACAAGTTTTATAAACATGGAGCTGAAACGTTTCCTCTTTTCTGGCCATAACAAATAACACATCCACTTACGAGTCCCTTCTCTTAACCCAAACTGAGACAGGAGAAGCACCCAACACTAAGGCACTGACCCACTGCAAATTCCTTGTATTTTTACTTCAAGTCCCACTGTGCTCAGGACTCCAACCCTTCACTCTAATTTGAGATGGGAGCTATTTTGTCAATCCCATCATTATGTTCACAGTGAGATCATGTCCCTGCTGGCACCACCAGTCCCCGGGGAAGGCCAGGCCTGGGGAGAGGTGTTATTTACCAGCTGAGAGTCCCCAGTGTGTTTCTGTTCCAGCTTCACCTGGTCTGCAGCGAGGACAGACCGGAATGTGATCACAGTCCTGTCGGGCCAGGTGGTGGAGGCCTTTGACAAGCAGTTCCAGGAGCTCTACCTCATGTCCAAGGGGGTGAGCCTCAAGTCCATCTCCATGGGCGAAGAGCCCGAGCCCGAGCCCGTGACGCTGCCCTCCGTGGTGCCCGTGACCCCCGCCAACGCCGTGGTGAAGAAGCTGATAAACCCCAAATACGCCCTGGTGAAGGCCAAGAGCGCCGACCAGATCAGCAAGACCTCCTCTGAGAACCAGGACAAAAACCAGAAGAGCGACAACAAAGGCAAAGCCCCTCCCGAGGGCCAGGGGGGCGAGCGGCACGGGGATGTGGCTGAGCTCTCCCCGCTCGTCCACCCCGGCCTCCTGAACCTGGAGAAAGCCAACATGTTTGACTACCTGCCCACCTGGGTGGAGCCTGACCCCGAGCCTGGCAGCGAGGTCTTGGGCTACATCAACATCATCGACCCCAAGGTGAAGAACGTGAAGCTGTCGCAGATGAACCGCATCAAAGTCTGCGACGTGTCCCAGGCCAGCGCCCAGCACCGGCAGATGCTGAAGAACAGGGAGATGGAGGCCAGGAAGAACtcggagcaggagctgcctctgctgtcccccagcCACAGacagaccccacagcccccgtggaagctcctgcagcccccacgACCACCCCCATCGAGGGTGTCAGCTGGACAACGAGGCAAGTGGGGACATTTGCCTCTTCACCTCTGGGCCATCATTTGAAGCCACAGGAGGAGGCACTGGAGGATGTCAAGGCTCCAGTTCCAAAGCCAAGGACCGTCCCTGTCGGTGTCCTCGTGACCAAAGTCACCACagcctgtgacagcagcagtgccctgcagggtGACACGCAGCCACCCCTGGCTGAGCACACGGCTGtgaagcaggagagggaggagaaaccCAGCCGggctgccaggcagagctgccgTGCCCAGCCAGAGagaccagcagcagctccacaggagGGCAAAGGGCCTCCCTGCACCCACaatgggctggg from Camarhynchus parvulus chromosome 14, STF_HiC, whole genome shotgun sequence includes the following:
- the FAM83G gene encoding LOW QUALITY PROTEIN: protein FAM83G (The sequence of the model RefSeq protein was modified relative to this genomic sequence to represent the inferred CDS: inserted 1 base in 1 codon), translated to MAFSQVQCLDDSHVNWRSSESKPEFFYSEEQRLALEALASRGPDAFYEVLKRENIRDFLSELELKKILDTLETYDPGSEYIPRHGSGGGDSEGDRNSQGDEQDVAPSLEYWPQRSDRSIPQLDLGWPETIAYRGVTRATVYMQPPIEGQAHIKEVVRKMICQAQKVIAVVMDMFTDVDIFKDLLDAGFKRKVGVYIILDETNVKHFLQMCERAHMHAGHLKNLRVRSTGGTEFFTRSATKFKGALAQKFMFVDGDRAMCGSYSFTWSAARTDRNVITVLSGQVVEAFDKQFQELYLMSKGVSLKSISMGEEPEPEPVTLPSVVPVTPANAVVKKLINPKYALVKAKSADQISKTSSENQDKNQKSDNKGKAPPEGQGGERHGDVAELSPLVHPGLLNLEKANMFDYLPTWVEPDPEPGSEVLGYINIIDPKVKNVKLSQMNRIKVCDVSQASAQHRQMLKNREMEARKNSEQELPLLSPSHRQTPQXPVEAPAAPTTTPIEGVSWTTRQVGTFASSPLGHHLKPQEEALEDVKAPVPKPRTVPVGVLVTKVTTACDSSSALQGDTQPPLAEHTAVKQEREEKPSRAARQSCRAQPERPAAAPQEGKGPPCTHNGLGEEEEEEEEEYITLSDQESYSSSSADHSYRRSNASSISDEYFEVRDRYGPLRRTNSDVTHNGDILPMQRKLSDPHISRGTFISPLGSLPSLKHLDMMKRRSTAVEIRPMLPRAILDGNSSYPSSAAQGTHIYHYRPRRAAGREPGKELSCSPTHEKPLRASKHTGEGAEPKKTIAGSQPYWHSKALSPSKATAAGHAAPTPGRAQRLGSVPQESQRAPEEMRTPLGIPLSKLSQSKHLKNRVAGAQGACVDSKKAPPEPTGQKEQ